One stretch of Juglans microcarpa x Juglans regia isolate MS1-56 chromosome 3D, Jm3101_v1.0, whole genome shotgun sequence DNA includes these proteins:
- the LOC121254913 gene encoding probable basic-leucine zipper transcription factor Q: MEESKALAQKHHQQQQQQQMMLQHHQQQQQQQQQFLLFQQLQKQQQQQQQQAAAISRFPSNIDAHLRPIRPVNLTPNPNIPNNNIPNLQQNPNNPSPQQQQSQQQQQQLQQQNRAIRPVNQPELQMAYQDAWRICHPDFKRPFASLEDACERLLPYHVVADYEAEEDDRILDSDTTGQMPSRSQQWDHNIATKVAEFTATFEKQALAFNIISRKRALGEFRSEERLMIEQALLQEERRAILDVKTEIESREKAGREAHEAKLRMAAMVQAEQARAESQAHAEMMARGPIRASALGSQGNDVAIGHDMVEHKQGGIADEMINGWGSNTQRDEKEPSEDFLNDEETENGAAGMQDGWREVGEFDLNTR; encoded by the exons ATGGAGGAGTCAAAGGCATTGGCTCAAAAGCaccaccaacaacaacaacaacaacaaatgatGCTACAACACCatcaacagcagcagcagcaacagcaacaaTTCCTGCTTTTTCAACAGCTTCAgaaacagcagcagcagcagcagcagcaagcGGCGGCCATTTCTCGTTTCCCGTCAAACATCGACGCGCACCTGCGGCCGATTCGACCCGTCAATCTTACACCAAACCCTAACATCCCTAACAACAATATTCCTAATTTGCAGCAAAACCCTAACAATCCGAGCCCTCAGCAGCAACAAtcgcagcagcagcaacaacaactgCAGCAGCAGAATAGGGCGATCCGACCTGTGAATCAACCGGAGCTCCAAATGGCTTATCAGGACGCCTGGCGGATCTGTCACCCTGACTTCAAGCGCCCCTTTGCTTCTCTCGAAGACGCCTGCGAAAG ATTACTACCTTACCATGTGGTTGCAGACTATGAAGCAGAAGAGGATGATAGGATCCTCGATTCTGACACCACAGGCCAGATGCCCTCTCGATCCCAACAGTGGGATCATAACATTGCTACCAAAGTTGCGGAGTTCACAGCCACATTTGAGAAGCAGGCCCTTGCCTTCAACATAATATCCCGCAAACGAGCTTTGGGGGAATTTCGATCTGAGGAGAGATTGATGATAGAGCAGGCTCTTCTCCAAGAGGAGAGGCGAGCCATTCTGGACGTAAAAACAGAGATAGAGTCCAGAGAGAAGGCTGGTCGTGAGGCTCATGAGGCAAAATTGCGAATGGCGGCCATGGTCCAGGCAGAGCAAGCTCGAGCTGAATCGCAGGCTCATGCAGAAATGATGGCCCGAGGCCCAATAAGAGCAAGTGCACTTGGGTCCCAGGGCAATGACGTTGCAATTGGTCATGATATGGTAGAGCATAAGCAAGGTGGTAtcgcagatgagatgataaatggaTGGGGAAGCAATACTCAAAGGGATGAGAAGGAGCCATCTGAAGATTTCTTGAACGATGAAGAGACTGAAAATGGAGCGGCAGGCATGCAGGATGGGTGGAGAGAAGTAGGGGAATTTGATTTGAACACTAGATGA
- the LOC121254914 gene encoding uncharacterized protein LOC121254914, producing the protein MKPRTNGVSRAQKSKNFQSEGPNWILIAGGALLSSLSIRLGYKLKQALDTKQQENASNSLKGNGKSSDRRNATGSHLHSNVYSFTREDDGCFNCISGTEGMIEIKCPANGQMLSESDGALPLVTIPTPEFNKENGVIWSSSPDRLEMPPKPFHHSNCSDSPCVSESGSDIFSKREVIHKLRQQLKRRDDMILEMQDQIVELQNSLNAQLAHSTHLQSQLDAANRDLFDSEREIQRLRKAIADHCVGHVGPNDKPSTVTIWPPEAINGHANGYHDEESNFDLPEKGRDGGRIEMLKREVGELKEVIEGKEYLLQSYKEQKAELSMKIKDLQHRLDSQLPNIL; encoded by the exons ATGAAACCAAGAACAAATGGGGTATCTAGAGCTCAAAAGTCAAAAAATTTTCAGAGTGAAGGACCAAATTGGATTCTCATTGCTGGGGGTGCCTTATTAAGTTCATTGTCAATTCGCCTTGGTTACAAGTTAAAGCAGGCACTCGACACGAAGCAACAAGAGAATGCTAGCAATAGTTTGAAAG GAAATGGGAAATCCTCCGACAGAAGGAATGCTACTGGTTCCCATTTGCATTCAAATGTGTATTCCTTTACACGAGAAGATGATGGTTGCTTCAACTGCATTTCAG GAACTGAAGGCATGATTGAGATTAAGTGCCCAGCCAATGGCCAGATGCTTAGTGAATCTGATGGAGCTCTCCCTTTGGTCACAATTCCTACTCCTGAATTTAACAAGGAAAATGGTGTTATTTGGTCATCTTCTCCTGATCGTCTTGAAATGCCTCCAAAGCCTTTCCACCATTCAAACTGCTCAGACTCTCCATGTGTCTCAGAATCTGGCTCTGATATTTTCAGCAAGCGGGAAGTAATTCACAAACTGAGGCAACAGTTGAAGAGAAGAGATGATATGATACTGGAGATGCAAGATCAGATTGTGGAGTTGCAGAATTCACTGAATGCTCAACTAGCACATTCTACACATTTGCAGTCGCAACTTGATGCTGCAAACCGGGACTTGTTTGATTCTGAGAGGGAAATACAGAGGCTGAGGAAGGCAATTGCAGATCATTGTGTGGGACATGTCGGCCCTAACGACAAGCCTTCCACTGTAACAATTTGGCCACCTGAGGCAATAAATGGCCATGCAAATGGGTATCACGATGAGGAGAGCAATTTTGACCTGCCCGAGAAAGGAAGAGATGGGGGGAGGATTGAAATGCTCAAGAGGGAAGTAGGAGAGTTGAAGGAGGTGATTGAAGGAAAGGAATATTTGCTGCAGAGCTACAAGGAGCAGAAGGCCGAGCTTTCCATGAAGATCAAGGATTTGCAGCATAGACTGGATTCTCAGCTTCCTAATATTTTGTAG